One stretch of Bacteroidota bacterium DNA includes these proteins:
- a CDS encoding PaaI family thioesterase translates to MSAHYRKLENMYLSAPFNDHFAPKIEVNKGAAEILYEVKPAYFHAASAVHGAVYFKAMDDAAFFAVNSVVEDVFVLTVSFTTYLTRPISTGYMRATGKLVHQSQRLFLAEAVIEDDKGRQIARGNGSFMRSRTPLSPDIGYQ, encoded by the coding sequence ATGAGCGCGCATTACCGGAAACTCGAAAACATGTACCTGTCGGCCCCATTCAACGATCATTTTGCGCCGAAAATCGAAGTAAACAAAGGCGCAGCTGAAATATTGTACGAGGTAAAGCCGGCCTACTTTCACGCAGCATCAGCAGTGCATGGTGCTGTTTATTTCAAGGCAATGGATGACGCGGCTTTTTTTGCTGTGAACTCGGTGGTGGAAGACGTATTTGTGCTCACGGTATCGTTCACAACCTATCTTACGCGGCCAATCAGCACAGGCTATATGCGGGCCACAGGAAAATTAGTGCATCAGTCGCAGCGACTTTTCCTGGCGGAAGCAGTCATTGAAGACGATAAAGGCCGGCAAATTGCTCGAGGCAACGGATCCTTCATGCGTAGCCGGACACCCTTGTCCCCCGATATTGGTTATCAGTAA
- a CDS encoding SUMF1/EgtB/PvdO family nonheme iron enzyme → MPTKRPPYTFFCLLITISLTTSACFLFKKASDVPFETVHIPAGAFMMGDVFEETDMDATPVHRVVIAPFELAKHEITYAAYDTFAVQTGRPLPDDNGYGRGTRAVVNVTWQDADDFCAFYGFRLPTEVEWEYAARDAGKAIRFAGTDSLEAVDDFARHIDNSVLYSFQVGSKEPNGLGLHDMSGNVYEWIGAYYEFYPKAGNKPVYKDLDKGAMRIIRGGSFKSPPIHTQTYWRSGTLADIPSNALGFRCARSLLQ, encoded by the coding sequence ATGCCCACAAAACGCCCACCGTACACCTTTTTCTGCCTGCTCATAACCATTTCGCTCACAACGTCAGCTTGCTTTTTATTCAAGAAGGCATCGGACGTCCCATTTGAAACGGTTCATATCCCTGCCGGCGCCTTTATGATGGGTGATGTATTTGAAGAAACAGACATGGATGCCACCCCGGTCCACCGCGTCGTTATCGCCCCGTTTGAGCTGGCAAAACATGAAATCACCTATGCTGCGTACGATACATTTGCCGTACAAACAGGCCGGCCCCTCCCCGATGACAATGGGTACGGACGCGGCACCCGGGCTGTGGTTAACGTTACCTGGCAAGACGCTGACGATTTCTGCGCATTTTACGGATTCCGATTGCCAACTGAAGTCGAATGGGAATATGCCGCACGCGACGCCGGCAAAGCAATCCGATTTGCCGGCACCGACAGCCTGGAAGCTGTAGACGACTTCGCGCGACACATCGACAACAGCGTTTTGTATTCTTTTCAAGTGGGCTCGAAGGAGCCAAACGGACTGGGATTACATGATATGAGCGGCAATGTCTATGAGTGGATCGGCGCTTATTATGAGTTTTACCCCAAAGCCGGCAATAAACCCGTCTACAAAGACCTCGACAAAGGCGCCATGCGCATCATCCGTGGCGGCAGTTTTAAGTCCCCACCTATACACACCCAAACCTACTGGCGCTCCGGTACCCTAGCTGATATCCCCTCAAATGCGCTCGGATTCCGCTGCGCCAGATCGCTCTTGCAGTGA